In Candida orthopsilosis Co 90-125, chromosome 4 draft sequence, a single genomic region encodes these proteins:
- a CDS encoding Fkh2 forkhead transcription factor: MSSSTVTPRKRSINNSNNNNADIFFEDEQEMISAVTSTLQIPEEQTNVSKMYANGKNNATEVQAYAKIAGRDWTYYVKSLAVSIGRNTETSNGSNTFNGPLIDIDLGPAKIVSRQHATITYNLDLRCWELKVLGRNGARIDGQKINVGSSDVNALHSGAILDVGGTQMMFILPDAPPVVAPKMLEKALAKYNDINRGNGGKRQRAFSGAFNNGGHRSYHVYENISLNHSPSSVSATSLQHNLDEDLSKEESKDIKPPYSYATMITQAILSDPHGVMSLSDIYNWISDHYAYYKFSKTGWQNSIRHNLSLNKAFEKVPRKPNEPGKGMKWQISESYKQDFLSKLNDGTLSGSRKGSSVSRQLSLHLATHKHLPDPNNPCFDSATNQLQQQQPLERKFSDSQGQGQQQGSDSKNFQFNINIPPNPLQYPGQQNAYISNSSRPYAFPPPSAHPQQQPQQHNSSQPQPIMYSQQQQSQIPNYPMVGSYGNNLASPLRQPQQLNQPQAPRDGAKLPKTAPQPPNQNIYNLPLQNNNSNNNSTTTAIDGKPNLHSRASSYTTANQLPDLSQMHSFASTNQNDSLSSIVPPSGNTTSDMLSFTSPKKISALEAYTPERGSSKNAVGNKALKQNQQNQHLQQQQSQSQQSQSQQSQQQSQQAQGQPPNQTSPAFWNFVQFSTPNGQTPIRKDSNESDEQNNGSPTMNRKNHKGSSGGGDVKDDDSPFKKDRDQQAGMVDS, from the coding sequence ATGTCGTCATCTACAGTCACTCCTAGAAAGCGCCTGAtaaacaacagcaacaacaacaatgcaGACATCTTTTTTGAAGACGAACAAGAAATGATTAGTGCAGTAACATCCACATTACAAATTCCAGAAGAACAAACCAATGTATCGAAAATGTATGCCAATGGTAAAAACAATGCTACTGAAGTACAAGCTTATGCCAAAATTGCTGGTAGAGATTGGACTTATTATGTCAAATCATTGGCTGTATCTATAGGAAGAAACACCGAGACTTCAAATGGATCAAACACATTTAATGGTCCTCtaattgatattgatttgggTCCAGCCAAAATTGTTAGTAGACAGCATGCTACAATTACTTATAATTTAGATTTAAGATGTTGggaattgaaagttttggGTAGAAATGGAGCTAGAATTGATGGACAAAAGATAAATGTTGGATCTCTGGATGTTAATGCTTTGCATTCAGGAGCTATATTGGATGTTGGTGGAACACAAATGATGTTTATATTACCTGATGCTCCACCAGTAGTAGCACCAaaaatgttggaaaaagCACTTGCTAAATACAATGACATAAACAGAGGCAATGGTGGTAAACGTCAACGTGCATTTAGCGGAGCTTTTAACAATGGAGGTCACAGAAGCTATCATGTTTATGAAAACATTCTGTTGAACCATTCACCAAGTTCAGTATCAGCAACTTCATTACAACATAATTTAGATGAAGACCtatcaaaagaagaatcCAAAGACATTAAACCACCATATAGTTACGCCACAATGATTACTCAAGCCATCTTATCTGATCCTCACGGAGTCATGTCACTTTCAGATATTTACAATTGGATTTCTGACCATTATGCATATTACAAATTCTCCAAAACCGGTTGGCAAAATTCAATCAGGCATAATTTATCCTTAAATAAAGCGTTTGAGAAAGTTCCTCGGAAACCCAATGAGCCTGGTAAGGGGATGAAATGGCAAATTAGTGAATCTTATAAACAAGATTTCCTTAGTAAGTTGAACGATGGAACGCTTTCTGGATCAAGAAAAGGTTCTTCTGTATCACGACAATTGAGTTTACATTTAGCTACTCATAAGCATTTACCTGATCCCAATAACCCCTGTTTTGATTCAGCAACTAATCaactccaacaacaacaacctcTTGAACGAAAATTTTCTGATTCACAAGGTCAAggtcaacaacaaggatCGGATTcgaaaaattttcaattcaatatcaatattCCCCCAAATCCATTACAGTATCCAGGACAACAAAATGCATATATTTCAAACTCAAGTCGTCCTTATGCATTTCCACCACCTTCAGCCCAccctcaacaacaaccacaacaacacaacCTGTCACAACCACAGCCGATTATGTACtcgcaacaacaacaactgcaaATTCCCAATTATCCTATGGTAGGAAGTTACGGAAACAACTTAGCCTCACCATTAAGACAACCACAGCAATTGAACCAGCCACAAGCGCCTCGTGATGGCGCGAAGTTACCCAAAACAGCACCACAACCgccaaatcaaaacatttaTAATCTCCCCttacaaaacaacaacagcaacaacaattccaCCACCACAGCCATTGATGGCAAACCAAACTTGCACTCTCGGGCATCTTCATATACGACTGCGAATCAATTACCCGATTTATCACAAATGCattcttttgcatcaacaaatcaaaatgatTCATTATCGTCAATTGTTCCACCTTCTGGAAATACAACTTCTGATATGTTGTCATTTACTAGTCCTAAAAAGATTTCTGCCTTAGAAGCTTACACACCTGAACGTGGATCAAGCAAGAATGCGGTAGGGAATAAAGCTctcaaacaaaatcaacaaaatcaacatcttcaacaacaacagtcaCAACTGCAACAGCTGCAGCTGCAACAGTCCCAGcaacaactgcaacaaGCGCAAGGTCAACCCCCCAACCAAACAAGTCCAGCATTTTGGAACTTTGTCCAATTCAGTACACCCAATGGCCAAACTCCAATTAGAAAAGATAGCAATGAAAGTGACGAACAAAATAATGGAAGTCCCACCATGAATCGAAAAAATCACAAGGGTagtagtggtggtggtgatgtCAAAGATGACGATTCTCCATTCAAAAAGGACCGTGATCAACAAGCAGGGATGGTTGATTCGTAA
- a CDS encoding Swd1 protein (S. cerevisiae homolog SWD1 has histone methyltransferase activity (H3-K4 specific), has role in telomere maintenance, histone H3-K4 methylation, chromatin silencing at telomere and localizes to Set1C/COMPASS complex), with translation MNLSLQDPFSVAKEFPESLSTNLNYGHSVAIQFNHNGDYLASGLSDGSIVIYEMVSSGIIAHITEDCHVRPITSITWSTCGRYLLTSSQDWYCKLWDLSLINSGDKSPVIRQVKFDGPIWSSNIHPQNHFHFVASLFDDSPVFVDLEKQPPIVQKLRTNPLECEEQEANGEEQRNRRKPNDKHYTLVTNFTIEGQYILTGTSKGWLNIFRTKDLKLIHSNKLANSNIKNIAISPNGRKLALNFSDCIIRQINLPDLMNDDDSTEWDFEVDHKYQDVVNRLQWNAISFNHNADFLIASTHGQSSHDLYLWETSMGSLIKILEGSNEELIDVKWNYNRCKIGSIGLDSGIIYIWSVQFPQKWSALAPDFVEVEENIDYIEKEDEFDILDETELNKKRLEEEVMDIDVNTKETTDARGFDITQESFIIPIDYEKELYR, from the coding sequence atgaatttaTCCTTACAAGATCCATTTTCAGTAGCTAAGGAGTTTCCTGAGAGCCTATCAACCAACCTCAACTATGGTCATTCCGTAGCtatccaattcaatcaCAATGGGGACTACTTAGCTTCAGGTCTTTCAGATGGATCAATAGTCATTTACGAAATGGTGTCAAGTGGCATAATAGCGCACATTACCGAGGATTGTCACGTACGACCGATAACTTCAATCACATGGTCTACGTGTGGTCGGTACTTGTTGACTTCTTCGCAAGACTGGTATTGTAAATTGTGGGATTTAAGTTTAATCAATAGTGGTGACAAGTCCCCAGTTATACGACAAGTTAAATTTGATGGACCTATATGGCTGTCTAATATCCATCCCCAGaaccattttcattttgttgcatcattatttgatgattcaCCGgtgtttgttgatttagaAAAGCAACCACCAATAGTTCAGAAGCTAAGAACAAATCCTTTGGAATGTGAAGAGCAAGAAGCTAATGGCGAAGAACAGAGAAATAGAAGAAAGCCCAATGATAAGCACTATACATTGGTCACTAATTTTACTATCGAAGGTCAATATATACTCACTGGTACTAGCAAAGGTTGGTTAAACATTTTTAGGACCAAAGATTTAAAGTTGATACATTCGAATAAGCTTGCCAATTCAAACATCAAGAACATTGCAATATCACCCAATGGAAGGAAATTGGCACTAAATTTTTCTGATTGTATAATTAGACAAATTAATCTTCCtgatttgatgaatgatgatgattcaacAGAGTGggattttgaagttgatcaCAAGTACCAAGATGTGGTCAATAGATTACAATGGAACGCAATATCATTCAATCATAATGCCGACTTTTTAATAGCCTCAACCCATGGTCAATCGTCGCATGATTTGTACCTTTGGGAAACATCAATGGGGtcattgataaaaattCTCGAAGGGTCTAATGAAGAGTTGATTGATGTGAAGTGGAACTATAATAGATGcaaaattggatcaatAGGCCTTGATAGTGGGATAATCTACATTTGGCTGGTTCAGTTCCCACAAAAATGGAGTGCTTTAGCTCCAgactttgttgaagttgaagagaATATAGactatattgaaaaagaagacgAATTTGATATACTTGATGAAAcagaattgaataaaaagagGTTAGAAGAGGAAGTGATGGACATTGATGTGAATACAAAGGAGACTACAGATGCTAGAGGGTTTGATATTACACAAGAGTCATTCATAATTCCAATAGACTATGAAAAGGAGTTATATAGATAG
- a CDS encoding Vps8 protein (vacuolar sorting protein) — protein sequence MAADQQLTLYDLATRPLRSPSLSISSHNSSSFSNGYKRRFDDRSTTKTSLALRSYRSKRNLRQQRNESSQVGSLFKWSELSKITTFITSLNFETTYGKVIQVKSNAIYIALSTANGKIIIFNYNQDIQFTLDGQESGDISSMAFSSDSSFFAAGFRDGAIRLWELKSELAKPYFTIYPNSKNGHEMNHSIKFLAFIESQTHNLISLDEAGVVIKHNGFRKLRNVYFFSERLFTTEGRIQSSSMLPIGSSHQVTDGMGILALMTRDVLSIYSTTSLNDSALSQVKTQYKIGVKSLENVTALSWFPCTKTLNGVSNAKLAYSWNNVLGILELNNKVFPSNFLKIVNEARDKDKVVPKLPFLKTAKRTLEGNVTDIKWIQSDVVCVFTREKMSTFYYDGTALELIGEDILGEYLQLSSAKRCFILSQNQKLFLGRQLSWADILLEKISASNYFEALEIADEYYNTNSVGKLVAVGLPTDKTKRSTLVRPYLVEIMKESLSHLQSIEPAKYLEKYLTIIAYVGYSDILEEMLSVVDNDQVFFQALEPFIFSESILILPPAVLKLLVEYYASNGDLLTEILCTLDIRCLDIDLTISLCKKYDLRECLIYIWNYLLGDYETPMLDFIKDFRQLDPSLVNTENAFMGYTYISFIFTGRQFPTDKFIATDEPTQTICDILFSSGSITRNGEVVHALDDDTIFPYLYTFLKTDSFQLLSAMNEFFESSYLNDNTRYTRQFLIEALLDLYEANKFSEYDKCQLAIFTARNYPKYPQFIRLSESTLDAVIDRLCSNKDPEIAQDCELALQSLTSVYLPEDDHFVEKLEMGGFHNVLVTLYSSEQKYANALESLLLKDVNEEGFMGEFQTIVNDAFTKGKDANERINLVRVLKANFAKLVLLDVDEFFTLIEKYVPHLHKEILSVNDDVLKYRYLSKLFMEGHGLGEFLREYIRLSIVFEKGSVTGIVEKFKDMINGDENIMTLLKENEIIDGQAIIFSQQHKFEDAVSVIVDRLKLIQDLVFKDECESYVNLACTICEHPAAYKNTTDGMTLNERLWLNLITSLVDLANTATSPPVHEFFNGCIHDCFRKISDYKLSNSKDEQSFSTIFTHFLQVYSNDNNNANFAKLSNIRGILQEVFISYSYEGEISEILLRMLNDAVYKNMMVVRSIKHRGVAN from the coding sequence ATGGCGGCAGACCAACAACTTACACTATACGATCTCGCAACGAGACCATTAAGGTCTCCTTCATTGAGTATATCCTCACATAACTCATCGTCGTTTAGTAATGGCTACAAGAGAAGGTTTGATGATCGATCAACTACAAAGACCAGTTTGGCACTACGATCATACCGAagtaaaagaaatttaaGACAACAGCGTAACGAATCATCACAAGTGGGTAGTTTGTTCAAGTGGTCAGAGTTGTCTAAAATTACCACCTTCATTACCTCATTAAACTTTGAGACTACGTATGGGAAAGTCATTCAAGTTAAATCCAATGCGATATATATTGCTCTAAGCACCGCCAATGGGAAAATCATAATCTTCAATTACAACCAGGACATACAATTTACCCTAGATGGTCAAGAGTCGGGAGATATATCAAGTATGGCATTCAGCTCAGACTCATCGTTCTTTGCAGCTGGTTTCAGAGATGGTGCAATTAGATTATGGGAATTGAAATCAGAATTGGCCAAACCCTACTTCACGATTTACCCAAACTCCAAAAATGGCCATGAAATGAATCATAGCATCAAGTTTTTAGCATTTATCGAACTGCAGACGCATAATCTTATAAGTCTAGACGAAGCGGGAGTTGTGATCAAGCACAATGGGTTTCGCAAATTACGCAATGTTTACTTTTTCAGTGAACGACTATTCACCACCGAAGGTAGGATTCAAAGTTCGAGTATGTTGCCCATTGGTTCCTCTCATCAAGTGACTGATGGGATGGGCATACTTGCATTAATGACGCGTGATGTGCTATCTATATACTCAACTACTTCGCTAAACGATTCTGCATTGTCACAAGTGAAGACACAGTATAAAATTGGAGTGAAgagtttggaaaatgttACTGCATTATCTTGGTTTCCATGCACTAAAACTTTGAATGGAGTGAGTAATGCCAAGCTAGCTTATAGTTGGAACAATGTGTTGGGGATATTAGAGTTGAACAATAAGGTGTTTCCTTCTAATTTCTTAAAAATTGTTAATGAAGCCAGGGATAAGGATAAAGTTGTTCCGAAATTACCATTCTTAAAGACTGCTAAGCGGACTCTTGAAGGGAATGTAACTGATATCAAGTGGATACAATCCGATGTGGTGTGTGTTTTTACTCGTGAAAAGATGTCGACTTTTTACTACGACGGAACTGCGCTTGAGCTTATTGGAGAGGATATCTTAGGAGAGTATCTACAATTGAGCTCAGCTAAACGTTGTTTTATACTACTGCAGAACCAAAAACTTTTCCTCGGACGACAGCTAAGTTGGGCCGATATCCTATTGGAGAAGATTTCCGCTTCAAATTACTTCGAAGCATTGGAAATAGCTGATGAGTATTACAATACCAACTCAGTAGGGAAGTTGGTGGCTGTTGGATTACCCACTGATAAGACCAAGAGATCTACATTAGTCCGACCTTATTTGGTTGAGATTATGAAGGAGTCATTACTGCATTTACAGTCTATTGAACCTGCGaagtatttggaaaagtaCTTGACCATAATTGCATATGTTGGGTATAGTGACATCTTAGAGGAAATGTTGTCCGTAGTCGACAATGATCAAGTGTTTTTTCAAGCTTTAGAACCATTCATATTCTCAGAGTCGATCTTAATCTTGCCTCCTGCGGTATTGAAACTCTTGGTGGAATATTATGCATCAAATGGTGATCTTTTGACTGAAATTTTGTGCACTTTGGACATAAGATGTTTGGATATCGATTTGACGATCCTGTTGTGTAAAAAGTATGATTTACGTGAATGTTTGATTTATATTTGGAATTATTTATTGGGTGATTATGAAACTCCAATGTTGGATTTTATTAAAGATTTTCGACAGCTTGATCCACTGTTGGTTAATACAGAGAATGCGTTCATGGGGTACACTTATATTTCATTTATCTTCACTGGGAGACAATTTCCTACTGATAAATTCATTGCCACTGACGAACCAACACAGACTATATGTgatattttattttcaagcGGGTCCATTACTCGTAATGGTGAAGTCGTACATGCACTTGACGATGACACGATATTTCCTTATTTGTACACTTTTCTCAAAACAGATTCGTTTCAGTTGCTCTCTGCTATGAACGAATTTTTTGAGTCATCATACTTGAATGATAATACAAGATATACCAGACAGTTTTTGATTGAAGCGTTGTTGGATTTATATGAAGCAAACAAATTTTCTGAGTATGATAAATGCCAATTAGCAATATTTACTGCGAGGAATTATCCCAAGTATCCCCAGTTTATTAGACTTTCAGAATCTACATTGGATGCAGTCATTGACAGGTTGTGTTCAAACAAGGATCCAGAAATTGCTCAAGATTGTGAATTGGCTTTACAAAGTCTTACTTCTGTTTACTTACCAGAAGATGATCACTTTGTTGAGAAGTTGGAAATGGGTGGATTTCACAATGTCTTGGTCACATTGTATAGTTCCGAACAAAAATATGCCAATGCATTGgaactgttgttgttgaaggatGTAAATGAAGAGGGATTCATGGGGGAATTTCAAACTATTGTCAATGATGCATTTACAAAGGGTAAAGATGCAAATGAAAGAATCAACTTGGTTCGGGTATTAAAGGCAAATTTTGCTAAGCTTGTTTTATTAGATGTTGATGAGTTTTTCactttgattgaaaaatatgttCCACATCTTCACAAGGAGATATTAAGTGTAAATGACGATGTATTGAAGTATCGATACTTGTCGAAGTTGTTTATGGAGGGGCATGGATTGGGTGAATTCCTTCGCGAATATATTCGGTTATCcattgtatttgaaaaagggtCAGTGACTGGTATTGTAGAGAAATTTAAAGATATGATCAATGGGGATGAGAATATAATGACTCTTTTGAAGGAAAACGAGATCATTGACGGTCAAGCAATTATATTTTCTCAACAGCACAAGTTTGAAGATGCGGTGCTGGTCATCGTAGACCGTTTAAAGCTAATACAAGACCTTGTATTCAAAGACGAATGTGAATCATATGTAAATCTTGCATGTACAATTTGTGAACACCCCGCAGCATACAAAAACACCACCGACGGAATGACGCTAAATGAACGACTATGGCTAAATTTAATTACATCTTTAGTTGACCTTGCCAATACTGCTACATCACCACCAGTTCATGAGTTTTTCAATGGTTGCATTCATGATTGTTTTCGCAAAATCAGTGATtacaaattatcaaattctAAAGATGAGCAGTCATTCTCCACTATTTTCACCCATTTTTTACAAGTTTATTCCaatgataataataatGCAAATTTTGCCAAGTTGTCGAATATTAGAGGTATTTTGCAAGAGGTGTTTATTTCTTATTCGTATGAAGGGGAGATTCTGGAGATCTTGTTGCGAATGTTGAATGATGCCGTTTATAAGAATATGATGGTTGTTAGGCTGATTAAGCATAGGGGAGTAGCTAATTAG
- a CDS encoding Bud21 small-subunit processome component: MNRVGKCLICSMAVAHFESSLFVVTKLSVIASFKTIQTIKHFSAMVVTRSKLHKTDHLHDNGTLNNPDDVSSENILGYDDTYVKPHYDKPKNKKITFDDDGESIPNEELEETEDQDDLGELEEGPGEEEEEEEEEEEEDDDESDEAPEEESTSASKERLIAKQKQEQQRQAELAKQAKERRKLQNERYKQQQLEKKQKELEKKQTEVDQELPEFLPDDIESILHNAQNQSSLQVKPKHTRLDVPGAHLSKKQQIEQKLRDLKKNKLNGVKKGPVYVKTQTFGTAVKIVPRSESKILKNKQKWLHRKSVDRK; this comes from the coding sequence ATGAATAGAGTTGGTAAATGTCTTATTTGTAGTATGGCGGTAGCGCATTTCGAACTGTCACTTTTTGTTGTCACAAAATTGTCAGTCATCGcttctttcaaaaccaTACAAACTATAAAGCACTTTTCAGCTATGGTTGTGACTAGAAGCAAACTACACAAGACGGATCATTTGCATGATAATGGCACTTTAAACAACCCCGATGATGTGTCGTCAGAAAATATTCTCGGATATGATGATACATATGTGAAACCACATTATGACAAACCTAAGAATAAGAAAATTACCTTTGACGATGATGGAGAGAGTATACCTAATGAAGAATTAGAAGAAACTGAGGACCAGGATGATCTTGGTGAATTGGAAGAGGGACCGGgggaagaagaagaagaagaagaagaagaagaagaagaagatgatgatgaatcagACGAAGCGCCAGAAGAAGAGTCTACTAGTGCCTCCAAGGAGCGACTCAtagcaaaacaaaaacaagaGCAACAACGACAAGCTGAATTGGCTAAGCAAGCCAAAGAACGAAggaagttgcaaaatgaacgttataaacaacaacagttagaaaaaaaacaaaaggaattggagaaaaagCAAACTGAAGTTGACCAAGAGTTACCCGAGTTCTTACCCGATGATATTGAATCCATACTTCACAATGCCCAGAACCAATCTTCTCTACAAGTGAAACCAAAGCATACCCGACTCGATGTACCTGGTGCTCACTTACtgaaaaaacaacaaattgaacaaaaattacgcgatttgaaaaagaataaactCAATGGTGTCAAAAAGGGTCCTGTGTATGTCAAGACGCAAACTTTCGGTACGGCTGTTAAAATTGTGCCTCGCAGTGAAAGtaagattttgaagaataaacaaaaatggtTGCATAGGAAATCAGTAGATAGGAAATGA
- a CDS encoding Tpt1 tRNA 2'-phosphotransferase: MPQPVEVRRDVLISKALSYLLRHGAIKEKLTFNDQGYIPISEILSHQRLKSYKATRQDLERIVTNNDKQRFKIDPESDLICATQGHSIKEIAGELQLMNRDELKKLHIYHGTYKKKLPMIKESGLSRMNRNHIHFTCDEYSTISGIRKTANCLIYIDVDKCIDQGLQFFKSDNNVILCPGDENGIIEWELIEKVVDI; this comes from the coding sequence ATGCCACAACCGGTTGAAGTAAGAAGAGACGTCCTTATCTCAAAAGCACTTTCATATTTGCTTCGACATGGAGcaatcaaagaaaaacTAACCTTCAACGATCAAGGCTACATCCCGATTTCAGAAATTCTTTCTCATCAACGATTAAAATCCTATAAAGCCACCCGACAAGATCTTGAACGTATTGTTACCAACAATGACAAACAACGATTCAAGATTGATCCCGAATCCGATCTCATTTGCGCCACTCAGGGTCACTCGATAAAGGAAATTGCCGGTGAattacaattgatgaaccgcgatgagttgaaaaagttaCACATTTATCATGGAACttacaagaagaaattacCCATGATTAAAGAGTCAGGCTTAAGTCGAATGAATAGAAACCATATACATTTCACTTGTGATGAGTATCTGACAATTTCTGGAATTAGGAAAACtgccaattgtttaatatatattgatgttgataagTGTATTGATCAAGgattacaattttttaaaagTGATAACAATGTTATTCTTTGTCCtggtgatgaaaatggAATAATTGAATGGGAGTTGATTGAGAAAGTGGTAGATATATGA